A single Flavobacterium sp. 1 DNA region contains:
- a CDS encoding glycoside hydrolase family 2 TIM barrel-domain containing protein: protein MFKSNHIPQFFNFRLSTFDFLTVILFLTISTTYAQSVTGEPAGIPELHKKYEFAPWEDPTVTSINRQPSRATAYSYTNIEDALKGDRTKSRIQMLNGDWNFKYAVNLEKASKDFYKTTVSGWDKIEVPSNWEMKGYDNPIYKSAVYPFRPINPPYIPKDYNGIGSYQRSFTVPANWNDMTVTLHFGGVSSGFQVWLNGEFLGYGEDSCLPSEFDITPYLKEGENVVSVQVIRWADGSYLEDQDHWRVSGIQREVFIMAEPKLRIQDFFVQTKLDKQYTDAIFKLRPKVENLTGEKIKDYIFNVQLYDANNVAMFKEPLQKPVIDMINESYPRLDNVRFGMFQETIKNPKKWSSEEPSLYTLVVSIKDKNGNITEAKSCKVGFRSIEFSKENGKMLINGKETYVYGINRHDHNPIRGKALNRDDIKQDITTIKKFNFNFIRTSHYPNDPYFYELCDQYGIMVMDEADQETHGIGGKLANDPKWTNAYLERMTRMVERDKNHPSVVMWSLGNEGGKGPNHSAMAGWVHDFDLTRPVHYEPAQGNPKLDGYIDPLDPKYPKTIDHAYRFENPQDEPYVDMVSRFYPGVFTPKFLVDQKKDTRPIIFVEYSHAMGNSVGNLKELWDEFRSLPRVIGGCIWEFKDQGLVKFDSRSGQNYFAHGGDFGERYHDGNFNTKGIVDSNGKPKGSIFENKWVYQPATSTLKDGNQLEINNRSAVKSLADYTPVLKILENGNVIKTQILKPFNLEAGQSTILNVNPYLPKMKSDAEYILNIEFQLSKDELWASKGYAVAEDQFLLKKKDLVLETKKGNVNISESDSDFNIKGKAFDIKINKVNGALSSYIFNGEEQVFAPLLPNFVRPLTDNDKRGWKSQKLLKQWYKAKPKLTNIKMDQSNEEIKITSDYEIIKDSASVNVVYNIKPDGTIKVDYSLKASNKLPNIPKIGMQMGVQRKFDQISWYGKGELENYNDRSFGSFVGKYSLPINDFIEHYVKPQENGNRTEVRWMALTTPQKNKGFLVVNDTKVLSTSVWPYTQENLSSATHTYELKDPGFLTVNIDLIQMGVGGNDSWTLVAQPLEQYQIKSGDYQYSFYLIPFTGSKDELESSLKKFKY from the coding sequence ATGTTTAAGTCAAATCATATTCCCCAATTTTTCAACTTTCGACTTTCGACTTTCGACTTTTTGACTGTAATTTTATTTCTCACAATCTCCACTACATACGCGCAATCCGTAACCGGAGAACCTGCAGGAATTCCAGAATTACACAAAAAATACGAGTTCGCTCCGTGGGAAGATCCAACGGTAACAAGCATCAACAGACAGCCTTCAAGAGCAACGGCGTATTCGTACACCAATATCGAAGATGCCTTAAAAGGCGACAGAACCAAAAGCCGAATCCAAATGCTGAACGGCGATTGGAATTTTAAATATGCTGTGAATCTTGAAAAAGCTTCCAAAGATTTTTATAAAACTACCGTTTCAGGCTGGGATAAAATAGAAGTCCCTTCCAACTGGGAAATGAAAGGTTATGATAACCCTATTTACAAAAGTGCCGTTTATCCGTTTCGACCAATAAATCCGCCTTATATTCCTAAAGATTATAACGGAATCGGTTCGTACCAGCGCAGTTTTACAGTTCCTGCAAACTGGAATGATATGACGGTGACATTGCATTTTGGAGGTGTGAGTTCCGGTTTTCAGGTTTGGCTGAACGGAGAGTTTTTGGGTTATGGAGAAGACAGTTGTTTACCATCCGAATTTGATATTACGCCTTATTTGAAAGAGGGAGAAAATGTAGTTTCCGTTCAGGTCATTCGTTGGGCAGACGGTTCATATCTCGAAGATCAGGATCATTGGCGCGTGAGCGGAATCCAGCGTGAAGTTTTTATTATGGCAGAGCCAAAATTACGCATTCAGGATTTCTTTGTTCAAACCAAATTAGACAAACAATACACAGATGCGATTTTTAAACTGCGTCCAAAAGTGGAGAATCTGACAGGAGAAAAAATCAAAGATTATATTTTTAATGTTCAGTTGTATGATGCTAATAATGTGGCAATGTTCAAAGAACCACTTCAAAAACCGGTGATCGATATGATTAACGAAAGTTATCCACGTCTGGATAATGTTCGTTTTGGAATGTTTCAGGAGACCATCAAAAATCCAAAGAAATGGAGTTCAGAAGAACCGAGTTTATACACTTTGGTCGTTTCCATAAAAGATAAAAATGGCAATATTACCGAAGCTAAAAGCTGTAAAGTTGGTTTTCGTTCGATAGAATTTTCGAAAGAAAACGGTAAAATGTTAATCAACGGAAAAGAAACGTATGTGTATGGCATCAACCGTCACGACCATAATCCAATTCGAGGAAAAGCCTTAAACCGAGATGATATCAAACAAGATATTACGACGATTAAGAAGTTTAACTTTAATTTTATTCGTACCAGTCACTATCCAAACGATCCGTATTTTTATGAATTGTGCGATCAATACGGAATTATGGTGATGGACGAAGCCGATCAGGAAACGCACGGAATCGGTGGAAAATTAGCGAACGATCCAAAATGGACAAACGCTTATTTGGAGCGTATGACCCGAATGGTCGAAAGAGACAAAAACCATCCATCCGTTGTGATGTGGAGTTTGGGTAACGAAGGGGGAAAAGGACCAAACCATTCGGCAATGGCGGGTTGGGTTCACGATTTCGACTTAACTCGTCCCGTACATTATGAACCGGCGCAGGGAAATCCGAAATTGGACGGTTATATTGATCCGCTTGATCCAAAATATCCAAAAACAATAGACCATGCGTATCGATTTGAAAATCCGCAGGACGAACCTTATGTCGATATGGTCAGCCGATTTTATCCGGGAGTTTTTACGCCTAAATTTTTAGTTGATCAAAAGAAAGATACCCGACCAATTATTTTTGTAGAATACTCGCACGCAATGGGAAATTCTGTTGGAAATTTAAAAGAATTGTGGGATGAATTCCGTTCTCTTCCAAGAGTTATTGGAGGCTGTATCTGGGAATTTAAAGATCAGGGATTGGTAAAATTCGACTCACGATCAGGTCAGAATTATTTCGCCCACGGTGGAGATTTCGGCGAAAGATACCACGATGGAAATTTCAACACTAAAGGAATTGTCGATTCCAACGGAAAACCAAAAGGTTCTATTTTTGAGAATAAATGGGTGTATCAGCCAGCAACTTCAACGCTGAAAGATGGCAATCAATTAGAAATAAACAACCGCAGTGCTGTAAAATCTTTAGCCGATTATACTCCGGTTTTGAAAATTTTAGAAAACGGAAATGTCATCAAAACGCAGATTTTAAAACCTTTCAATTTAGAAGCAGGACAATCTACGATATTGAACGTAAATCCATATTTGCCAAAAATGAAATCTGATGCCGAATACATTTTGAATATCGAATTCCAACTTTCGAAAGACGAGCTATGGGCTTCTAAAGGTTACGCTGTCGCGGAAGATCAATTTCTGCTGAAAAAGAAAGATCTTGTTTTAGAAACTAAAAAAGGAAATGTAAATATTTCCGAATCAGATTCCGATTTCAACATCAAAGGAAAAGCTTTCGATATAAAAATAAATAAAGTAAACGGAGCCTTGAGTTCGTACATTTTCAACGGAGAAGAACAGGTTTTTGCACCTTTGCTTCCAAATTTCGTGAGACCACTTACGGATAATGACAAGCGAGGATGGAAATCACAAAAGCTTTTGAAACAATGGTACAAAGCAAAACCAAAATTGACGAATATCAAAATGGATCAGTCAAATGAGGAAATTAAAATCACCAGCGATTACGAAATTATAAAAGACAGCGCGAGTGTAAATGTGGTTTACAACATCAAACCAGATGGAACTATAAAAGTAGATTACAGTTTGAAAGCATCGAATAAATTACCAAACATCCCGAAAATTGGAATGCAAATGGGAGTTCAAAGAAAGTTCGACCAGATTTCGTGGTACGGAAAAGGAGAACTGGAAAATTATAACGACAGAAGTTTTGGCTCGTTTGTTGGGAAATATTCACTGCCGATTAATGATTTTATCGAGCATTACGTAAAACCACAAGAAAACGGAAACAGAACCGAAGTGAGATGGATGGCTTTGACCACTCCACAAAAAAACAAAGGATTTTTGGTCGTTAATGATACCAAAGTTTTAAGTACGAGTGTGTGGCCGTATACCCAAGAAAATCTGAGTTCAGCGACGCATACTTACGAATTAAAAGACCCCGGATTTTTGACAGTGAATATTGATTTAATCCAAATGGGAGTGGGAGGAAACGATAGCTGGACATTAGTCGCACAGCCTTTGGAACAATATCAAATTAAGTCAGGAGATTATCAGTATAGTTTTTATTTGATTCCTTTTACAGGTTCAAAAGATGAACTGGAAAGTAGTTTGAAGAAGTTTAAATATTAG
- a CDS encoding glycosyl hydrolase translates to MFQKTQFFFILLFVGYVSAQEVHKKENTLFQPTIETSRPWVYWYWMQSAYSKPGITADLEAMKQAGIGGAYLMTIKGPANPPLMDPPVLQLSKEFWDLVHFALTEADRLGVKIAFHPADGFAVAGGPWITPEMSMQKVVWADVTVSGNNFKNLQLPVPNHYKDYYKDIAVFAIPIKESYITSNQNRPKITSTLVDFDASFLSDSKKEDQFRLKEKGWVQYEFDQPFLCKSIQIETKGNNYQAHRLLIEVSDDGVNFKSLGRLTTPRHGWQDVDAFYTHSIVPTKAKYFRFVYDPEGSEPGAEDLDPAKWNQGLKVAKIYLSNEPLIDNYQGKSGAIWRLSPQTSTEQIGKTDCVDQSKMINVSKFVDEKGILNWKAPSKGNWRIIRFGHTSTGHENATAGAGRGLEVDKFNAEAVRFQLDHWFGEMLRTAGPELASKVVKILHIDSWECGSQNWSPVFQEEFKKRRGYDVLDYLPVMAGIPLNDIETSEKALYDIRKTIAELVCDNFFGTLADEAKKARVKFSSENVAPTMMSDGLLHFKHIDYPSGEFWLKSPTHDKPNDILDAISGGHIYGKDIIQAEAFTELKMDWDEHPGNLKTLADRNYALGINRFFYHVFVHNPWTDRKPGMTLDGVGSYFQKDQTWWKPGKAWVDYCQRVQFQLQKGKPVIDLAVFIGEDLPSRSVLPDRLVPFIPNIFGKERLESEAIRLKNEGQPSIKIPKEVTSSKNSTDLSQWTNAMNGYQYDSFNADVLLNSAKVENGKIVFSNSIEYGILLFPGSHKMAPNKMMSLAVAEKILELVKEGATVFVDEKPDLQPGMQSETDQKKWQNVIDEIWNNKLNASLWKIGKGTIIKLPYVGNDFTSIGIEQDVYFPKLNRTDSETIAWTHRKSETEDIYFISNQKEQKRQVEVSFRITGKIPEWYNPVTDKTIVLNNWKIENGRTIATISLAENESGFVIFKDKTEMVSVKGTQNNSEFETVQTLDENWELQFDSEYKGPKEVIKINKLFDWSTSTNDQIKYYSGAVVYKKDLIWKGKTNDKIWLDLGTIANIAEVTVNGINCGTIWTFPYKADISEALKKGKNTIEIKVTNTWANRLIGDEKLPKEERLTWTTASFRLEGEPLLKAGLLGPVTIVKEK, encoded by the coding sequence ATGTTTCAAAAAACACAGTTCTTTTTTATATTACTTTTTGTGGGATACGTTTCCGCACAGGAAGTCCATAAAAAAGAAAATACTTTGTTTCAGCCTACAATCGAAACCTCAAGACCTTGGGTGTATTGGTATTGGATGCAAAGCGCGTATTCAAAACCTGGCATAACAGCCGATTTGGAAGCGATGAAACAAGCCGGAATTGGAGGTGCTTATTTAATGACGATTAAAGGTCCGGCAAATCCGCCATTGATGGATCCACCGGTTTTGCAGTTGAGCAAAGAATTTTGGGATTTGGTACATTTTGCCTTAACCGAAGCAGACCGATTGGGTGTAAAAATCGCATTTCATCCTGCCGATGGTTTTGCCGTTGCGGGAGGACCCTGGATTACACCCGAAATGTCGATGCAAAAAGTGGTTTGGGCAGATGTTACTGTAAGTGGGAATAACTTCAAAAATCTGCAATTACCAGTGCCAAATCATTACAAAGATTATTATAAAGATATTGCTGTGTTTGCCATTCCCATTAAGGAAAGTTACATCACATCCAATCAAAATCGTCCAAAAATCACTTCTACACTTGTCGATTTTGATGCTTCATTTTTGAGTGATTCAAAAAAAGAAGATCAATTTAGATTGAAAGAAAAAGGATGGGTTCAATACGAATTTGATCAGCCGTTTTTGTGCAAATCCATTCAAATAGAAACCAAAGGAAATAATTATCAGGCGCATCGTTTACTAATTGAAGTGAGTGATGACGGCGTAAACTTTAAAAGTCTTGGTCGATTGACAACGCCTCGTCACGGTTGGCAGGACGTTGATGCATTTTACACACACAGCATCGTTCCGACAAAAGCCAAATATTTCAGATTCGTTTATGATCCCGAAGGTAGTGAACCAGGAGCAGAAGATTTAGATCCTGCCAAATGGAATCAGGGATTGAAAGTTGCTAAAATCTATTTGTCAAACGAGCCTTTGATAGATAATTACCAGGGAAAATCAGGAGCTATTTGGCGTTTGAGCCCGCAAACTTCGACTGAACAAATCGGAAAAACTGATTGTGTTGACCAGTCAAAAATGATTAATGTTTCCAAGTTTGTTGACGAAAAAGGTATTCTGAATTGGAAAGCTCCTTCAAAAGGAAATTGGAGAATTATTCGTTTTGGACATACGTCAACTGGTCACGAAAATGCTACTGCAGGTGCAGGAAGAGGATTGGAGGTGGATAAGTTTAATGCCGAAGCAGTCCGTTTTCAACTGGATCATTGGTTTGGCGAAATGTTGAGAACTGCAGGGCCTGAACTGGCATCCAAAGTCGTTAAAATCTTGCATATCGATAGCTGGGAATGTGGGAGCCAAAACTGGTCACCCGTTTTTCAGGAGGAATTTAAAAAACGCAGAGGCTATGATGTTCTAGATTATTTGCCGGTTATGGCTGGGATTCCTTTAAATGATATTGAAACTTCGGAGAAAGCACTTTATGATATAAGAAAAACTATTGCAGAATTGGTTTGTGATAATTTTTTCGGCACGCTGGCTGATGAAGCTAAAAAAGCAAGAGTGAAATTCAGCTCCGAAAATGTGGCGCCAACGATGATGAGCGACGGACTTTTACATTTTAAACACATCGATTATCCGAGTGGAGAATTTTGGCTGAAAAGTCCAACGCACGACAAACCAAATGATATACTCGATGCGATTTCGGGAGGACATATTTACGGAAAAGATATTATTCAGGCGGAAGCTTTTACGGAATTGAAAATGGATTGGGATGAACATCCGGGAAATCTAAAAACTTTAGCAGACCGGAATTATGCTCTTGGAATCAACCGATTTTTCTACCACGTTTTTGTACACAATCCGTGGACGGACAGAAAACCCGGAATGACTTTAGACGGTGTTGGTTCTTATTTTCAAAAAGACCAAACTTGGTGGAAACCCGGAAAAGCCTGGGTAGATTATTGCCAGCGAGTACAGTTTCAATTGCAAAAAGGAAAACCGGTTATTGATTTGGCGGTTTTTATTGGTGAAGATTTACCGTCACGTTCAGTGCTTCCGGATCGTTTAGTGCCGTTTATTCCGAATATTTTTGGAAAAGAACGTCTGGAAAGTGAAGCCATTCGATTGAAAAATGAAGGTCAGCCAAGCATCAAAATTCCAAAAGAAGTCACTTCTTCTAAAAATTCAACCGATTTGTCACAATGGACAAACGCAATGAACGGTTATCAATACGATTCGTTCAACGCTGATGTTTTACTAAATAGTGCTAAAGTTGAAAACGGAAAGATAGTTTTCAGCAACAGTATCGAATATGGAATTTTGCTATTTCCGGGAAGTCATAAAATGGCGCCGAATAAAATGATGTCTTTGGCTGTAGCCGAAAAAATATTGGAATTGGTAAAAGAAGGAGCAACTGTTTTTGTTGATGAAAAACCAGATTTACAACCCGGAATGCAATCAGAAACCGATCAAAAAAAATGGCAAAATGTAATTGATGAAATTTGGAACAATAAATTGAATGCGTCGTTGTGGAAAATAGGAAAAGGAACTATAATTAAACTTCCGTATGTAGGAAATGATTTTACCTCCATTGGAATCGAACAAGATGTTTATTTTCCAAAATTAAACAGAACCGATTCGGAAACAATTGCCTGGACTCACCGAAAATCTGAAACAGAGGATATCTATTTTATTTCTAATCAAAAAGAACAAAAAAGACAAGTTGAAGTATCGTTTAGAATTACTGGAAAAATTCCTGAATGGTACAATCCTGTAACGGATAAAACTATTGTTTTAAATAACTGGAAAATCGAAAACGGAAGAACGATTGCTACAATTTCATTAGCTGAAAATGAATCAGGTTTTGTGATTTTTAAAGATAAAACCGAAATGGTTTCTGTTAAAGGAACACAGAATAATTCAGAATTTGAAACGGTTCAGACTTTAGATGAAAACTGGGAGTTGCAATTTGATTCTGAATATAAAGGCCCGAAAGAAGTTATAAAAATCAACAAGCTTTTTGATTGGAGTACTTCAACAAATGATCAGATTAAATATTATTCAGGTGCGGTAGTTTATAAAAAAGACCTTATCTGGAAAGGAAAAACCAACGATAAAATTTGGCTCGACTTAGGTACAATTGCCAATATTGCCGAAGTAACCGTAAATGGAATCAACTGCGGAACAATCTGGACATTTCCATACAAAGCAGACATTTCAGAAGCTTTAAAAAAAGGGAAAAACACTATAGAAATTAAAGTTACAAATACCTGGGCAAACCGATTAATTGGCGATGAAAAATTACCAAAAGAAGAAAGGTTAACGTGGACAACAGCTTCTTTTAGATTGGAAGGAGAGCCATTGCTGAAAGCAGGATTATTGGGGCCGGTTACGATTGTAAAAGAGAAATAG
- a CDS encoding sialate O-acetylesterase yields MILCLMGSFQINAKIKLPALFSDNMMLQQKSNAPMWGWADKNENVSVKTSWNSKIYKTKSDSQGKWRVELQTPVAGGPFMIEVNQGKETIAIKNVLIGEVWLCSGQSNMEMPLKGFQGQPVKNGNEIIVRSTNNKIRLITIPRATVLEPKDDFEGKWETASPKSTTNFSATAWYFGSLLQEVLDVPVGLIHVSYGGSSMEAWMNQEMLKDFASAKIPTTKEELVKDSNRVPTTLFNGMLSPVIGYGIKGCIWYQGESNYERASEYTALMKKMVSSWRGLWKQGDFPFYYAQIAPFNYAQFHPKDNLEKYNSAYLREAQLKASKEIPNSGMAVLMDVGEENNIHPMDKEKGGNRLAFQALAKTYGIEGFEFESPKYKSMEIKDGSVTVSFDNVENGITSYDKEVTGFELAGEDKIFYPAKTVVRRKSVVLTSDKVAKPVAIRYLFKDFVKAELFSGGGLPISSFRTDEW; encoded by the coding sequence GTGATTTTATGTTTGATGGGAAGTTTCCAAATCAATGCAAAAATCAAATTACCGGCACTCTTTTCGGATAATATGATGCTACAGCAAAAGTCGAACGCACCGATGTGGGGCTGGGCGGATAAGAATGAAAACGTGAGTGTAAAAACATCGTGGAATTCTAAAATCTACAAAACCAAATCCGACAGTCAGGGGAAATGGAGAGTGGAATTGCAGACTCCGGTTGCAGGGGGTCCGTTTATGATTGAAGTCAATCAGGGAAAGGAAACTATTGCGATAAAAAACGTTTTGATTGGCGAAGTTTGGCTGTGTTCTGGTCAGTCGAATATGGAAATGCCTTTGAAAGGTTTTCAGGGTCAGCCAGTAAAAAACGGCAACGAAATCATTGTCAGATCCACCAATAATAAGATCCGTTTAATTACAATTCCAAGAGCGACAGTTTTAGAACCTAAAGATGATTTCGAAGGAAAATGGGAAACGGCCTCTCCAAAATCTACGACTAATTTTAGTGCGACAGCTTGGTATTTCGGATCGCTTTTACAGGAAGTTTTAGATGTTCCGGTGGGATTAATTCATGTTTCATACGGAGGCTCAAGTATGGAAGCCTGGATGAATCAGGAAATGCTGAAAGATTTTGCAAGTGCCAAAATTCCAACAACAAAAGAAGAATTGGTAAAAGACTCCAATCGTGTACCAACGACTTTGTTTAACGGAATGCTTTCACCTGTGATTGGTTACGGAATCAAAGGCTGTATCTGGTACCAAGGCGAGTCGAATTATGAAAGAGCTTCTGAATATACGGCTTTGATGAAAAAAATGGTCAGCAGTTGGAGAGGCTTGTGGAAGCAAGGGGATTTTCCTTTTTACTATGCGCAAATTGCTCCGTTTAATTATGCGCAATTTCATCCAAAAGACAATCTGGAGAAATATAATTCGGCTTATTTGAGAGAAGCACAATTGAAAGCTTCGAAGGAAATTCCGAATTCAGGAATGGCGGTTTTGATGGACGTCGGCGAAGAAAATAATATTCACCCAATGGACAAAGAAAAAGGCGGAAACCGACTGGCTTTTCAGGCTTTGGCAAAAACCTACGGGATTGAAGGCTTCGAATTTGAAAGTCCAAAATACAAATCGATGGAAATAAAAGATGGTTCAGTAACCGTTTCTTTTGATAATGTTGAAAACGGAATAACCTCGTATGACAAAGAAGTTACCGGTTTTGAATTGGCGGGAGAAGATAAGATTTTCTATCCAGCAAAAACGGTTGTTCGTAGAAAATCGGTGGTTTTGACTTCTGATAAAGTTGCCAAACCAGTAGCGATTCGTTATTTGTTTAAAGATTTTGTAAAGGCAGAATTGTTTAGTGGTGGTGGTTTGCCAATTTCGTCTTTTAGGACGGATGAATGGTAG
- a CDS encoding DUF5703 domain-containing protein gives MKYTIYIFFFFTLLVKAQIPVLENYNQIWNTQSNNSSESMPLGGGDIGLNVWVEKGDLYFYFSRSGTFDEHNTLLKLGRLKVTLTPNPFKDNEGFKQELVLKDGYISIGQKDTKIKLWVDVFKPVIHLDLESKTPVKMTASYESWRHKNRDSKGKANNANSYKWAPQGEIVTFKDSISFENNGIQFYHRNRQQTVFDVAVKQQRMESVKDQMLNPLANLTFGGFMTGDNLKPDGTYSGTYQNTDFKGFSLSSIKPSKKQSLEIHLHTNQSDINTWKKGLKNQISDYKIKSKQAEKNTIKWWNNFWNRSFIYTQKSNSTAKDSVYQIGQNYQLFRYMLGCNAYGKYPTKFNGGLFTVDPVFTNPDLNFTPDFRNWGGGTMTAQNQRLVYFPMVKSGDFDMMKSQLDYYLSLQKNAELRSQVYWKHGGASFTEQLENFGLPNPAEYEWKRPADYDPGMEYNAWLEYEWDTVFEFCQMMLQQKEFAGEDIQKYNSFIISCLRFFDEHYQYLAKQRGRKTLDGNGKLILFPGSGAETYKMANNSNSTISALQVITEQLLNLSSTQLSKEEVEYLKAFQKRIPPLNFGQIENHKVLLPAKSWERINNSEVPQLYSVYPWGIYGVGKPDLETALNTWKYDTDAIKFRSHIGWKQDNIFSARLGLTEEAKKYNLLKMVNSDRRFPAFWGPGYDWVPDHNWGGSGMIGMQEMLLQEANGKIYLFPAWPKDWNVHFKLYATKNTTVEAELVNGELKVLKVIPEERKKDIINLLNKSTEEKMKLN, from the coding sequence TTGAAATATACAATTTACATATTTTTCTTTTTCACGCTTTTAGTTAAAGCGCAAATTCCCGTGCTCGAAAATTACAATCAAATCTGGAATACGCAAAGTAACAATTCATCAGAATCTATGCCTTTGGGAGGTGGCGATATTGGTTTGAATGTCTGGGTAGAAAAAGGCGATTTGTACTTTTATTTTTCCCGATCTGGCACTTTTGATGAGCATAATACTTTATTGAAATTAGGTCGTCTAAAAGTTACGTTAACACCAAATCCATTTAAGGATAACGAAGGTTTTAAACAAGAATTGGTTTTGAAAGACGGTTATATTTCGATTGGGCAGAAGGATACTAAAATCAAACTTTGGGTAGATGTTTTTAAACCCGTAATTCATTTGGATTTGGAAAGTAAAACGCCTGTGAAAATGACGGCTTCTTATGAAAGCTGGCGTCATAAAAACCGTGATTCCAAAGGAAAAGCAAATAATGCTAATTCGTATAAATGGGCGCCACAAGGAGAAATCGTAACATTCAAAGATTCAATTTCATTTGAAAATAATGGTATTCAATTTTATCATAGAAACAGACAACAAACCGTTTTTGATGTTGCGGTAAAACAGCAAAGAATGGAATCGGTTAAAGATCAAATGCTGAATCCGTTGGCGAATCTAACTTTTGGGGGATTTATGACTGGCGATAATTTGAAACCTGACGGAACTTATTCAGGGACATATCAAAATACAGATTTTAAAGGATTCAGTCTTTCGAGTATAAAACCTTCCAAAAAACAATCTCTGGAAATTCATTTACACACGAATCAATCTGATATAAATACTTGGAAAAAAGGTTTGAAAAATCAAATTTCAGACTATAAAATCAAATCAAAACAAGCAGAAAAAAATACGATAAAATGGTGGAATAATTTCTGGAACCGCAGTTTTATTTATACCCAAAAAAGCAATTCGACAGCCAAAGATTCTGTTTATCAAATTGGGCAGAATTATCAATTGTTCCGTTATATGCTAGGCTGTAATGCATACGGAAAATATCCAACCAAATTCAACGGCGGATTGTTTACAGTTGATCCTGTTTTTACTAATCCGGATTTGAATTTTACTCCTGATTTCAGGAATTGGGGAGGTGGAACAATGACTGCTCAAAATCAAAGACTGGTTTATTTTCCGATGGTAAAAAGCGGTGATTTTGATATGATGAAATCGCAATTGGATTATTATTTGAGCCTTCAAAAAAATGCAGAATTGCGTTCGCAGGTCTATTGGAAACACGGTGGAGCATCGTTTACAGAACAACTGGAAAATTTCGGATTACCCAATCCAGCCGAATACGAATGGAAACGTCCAGCTGATTATGATCCGGGAATGGAATACAACGCCTGGCTGGAATACGAATGGGATACCGTTTTTGAGTTTTGCCAAATGATGTTGCAACAGAAAGAATTTGCAGGCGAAGACATTCAGAAATACAATTCTTTTATCATCAGTTGTCTTCGATTTTTTGATGAACATTATCAATATTTAGCGAAACAAAGAGGTAGAAAAACATTGGACGGAAATGGAAAATTAATTTTATTTCCAGGCTCGGGTGCGGAAACGTATAAAATGGCTAATAATTCTAATAGTACTATTTCTGCTTTGCAGGTTATCACAGAACAGCTTTTAAATCTTTCTTCAACACAATTATCCAAAGAAGAAGTGGAATATTTGAAAGCTTTTCAAAAACGAATTCCACCTCTAAATTTTGGTCAAATTGAAAATCATAAAGTTTTGCTTCCGGCGAAATCTTGGGAGCGAATCAATAATTCCGAAGTACCACAATTGTATTCCGTTTATCCGTGGGGAATTTACGGCGTAGGAAAACCAGATTTAGAAACGGCTTTGAATACCTGGAAATACGATACAGATGCGATTAAATTTAGAAGCCATATTGGCTGGAAACAGGACAATATTTTTTCGGCCCGTTTGGGATTAACCGAAGAAGCAAAAAAATACAATTTGTTGAAAATGGTGAATTCCGATAGAAGATTCCCAGCCTTTTGGGGTCCGGGTTATGATTGGGTTCCCGACCATAATTGGGGAGGTTCAGGAATGATTGGAATGCAGGAAATGCTTTTGCAGGAAGCGAACGGGAAAATCTATCTTTTTCCGGCTTGGCCAAAAGACTGGAATGTTCATTTCAAATTGTACGCGACAAAAAATACCACCGTTGAGGCTGAACTTGTAAACGGCGAATTGAAAGTTTTAAAAGTAATTCCTGAAGAAAGGAAAAAAGATATAATCAATCTGTTAAATAAATCGACAGAAGAAAAAATGAAATTAAATTAA